Proteins co-encoded in one Paracoccus aestuarii genomic window:
- a CDS encoding homoserine O-succinyltransferase, translated as MPITLNESLPAYRILSDEGVMVMSPGRAATQDIRPLRIGLLNLMPKKIQTENQFARLIGATPLQIDFQLIRMSDHESRNTAAGHLESFYRPFREVEATGEKFDGLVITGAPIEHLPFDQVTYWDELTRVFAWTRTHVHSTFGVCWGGMAMAWHFHGLPKHPLPEKAFGCFRHQNLAPASPYLRGFSDEVLVPVSRWTEVRQDDVDARPALTTLLASADVGPCLLADPGHRALYVFNHFEYDSTTLKEEYDRDAQAGKPIAVPRNYYPDDDPARMPSNRWRSHAHLLYGNWINEIYQTTWYDISRIGEG; from the coding sequence ATGCCCATCACCCTGAACGAGAGCCTGCCCGCCTATCGCATCCTGTCCGACGAAGGCGTCATGGTCATGTCGCCCGGCCGCGCCGCGACCCAGGACATCCGCCCCCTGCGGATCGGCCTGCTGAACCTGATGCCCAAGAAGATCCAGACGGAGAACCAGTTCGCCCGGCTGATCGGCGCCACGCCGCTGCAGATCGACTTTCAGCTGATCCGCATGTCGGACCATGAAAGCCGCAACACCGCCGCCGGCCATCTGGAAAGCTTCTACCGCCCCTTCCGCGAGGTCGAGGCCACGGGCGAGAAATTCGACGGCCTGGTCATCACCGGCGCGCCCATCGAACATCTGCCCTTCGACCAGGTCACCTATTGGGACGAGCTGACCCGCGTCTTCGCCTGGACCCGGACCCATGTCCATTCGACCTTCGGCGTCTGCTGGGGCGGCATGGCGATGGCCTGGCATTTCCACGGCCTGCCCAAGCACCCCCTGCCCGAAAAGGCCTTCGGCTGTTTCCGCCATCAGAACCTGGCCCCCGCATCGCCCTATCTGCGCGGCTTTTCCGACGAGGTGCTGGTCCCCGTCAGCCGCTGGACCGAGGTGCGACAGGACGATGTCGATGCCCGCCCGGCCCTGACCACGCTGCTGGCCAGCGCGGATGTGGGGCCCTGCCTGCTGGCCGATCCGGGGCATCGCGCGCTCTATGTCTTCAACCATTTCGAATATGACAGCACCACGCTGAAGGAGGAATACGACCGCGACGCCCAGGCCGGAAAACCCATCGCGGTGCCGCGCAACTACTATCCCGACGACGACCCGGCGCGGATGCCCTCGAACCGCTGGCGCAGCCATGCGCATCTCCTCTATGGCAACTGGATCAACGAGATCTACCAGACCACCTGGTACGACATCTCGCGCATCGGCGAGGGCTGA
- the ppk2 gene encoding polyphosphate kinase 2, producing MAGDPLMPLVGRITDYLRDAAPAALRARLEAAGPRDIPDPDYPYATGMDRAEYDARMDQLQLQLVRMMHDVIETGKRVVVVFEGRDAAGKGGTIDRVRDNLNPRSAYVVALPKPTEREAGQWYFQRYAERLPAQGEIALFDRSWYNRGVVEHVFGFVDAARRAAFFRQLPGFEQMLVDDGIILVKLWLNVGRAEQLRRFLDREADPLKQWKLSGIDVDGLAKWDDYSTAIRDTLQRSHSPLVPWTVIRSDDKRRARIAAIQTILTAVDYAGKDRDAIGAIDPAIAGGPELLRD from the coding sequence ATGGCGGGCGACCCCCTGATGCCGCTGGTCGGCCGCATCACCGACTATCTGCGCGACGCGGCCCCCGCCGCGCTGCGCGCGCGTCTGGAGGCCGCCGGGCCGCGCGACATTCCCGACCCCGACTATCCCTATGCCACCGGCATGGACCGGGCCGAATACGATGCCCGGATGGACCAGCTGCAGCTGCAGCTGGTGCGGATGATGCATGATGTGATCGAGACCGGAAAGCGCGTCGTCGTCGTCTTCGAGGGGCGCGACGCGGCCGGCAAGGGCGGCACCATCGACCGGGTGCGCGACAACCTGAACCCGCGTTCCGCCTATGTCGTGGCCCTGCCCAAGCCCACCGAACGCGAGGCCGGCCAGTGGTATTTCCAGCGCTATGCCGAACGCCTGCCCGCGCAGGGCGAGATCGCGCTGTTCGACCGCAGCTGGTACAATCGCGGCGTGGTCGAACATGTCTTCGGCTTTGTCGACGCGGCGCGGCGCGCGGCCTTCTTCCGCCAGCTGCCGGGGTTCGAACAGATGCTGGTCGATGACGGCATCATCCTGGTCAAGCTGTGGCTGAACGTGGGCCGCGCCGAACAGCTGCGCCGGTTCCTGGACCGCGAGGCCGACCCCCTGAAGCAATGGAAGCTGAGCGGGATCGACGTGGACGGGCTGGCGAAATGGGACGACTACAGCACGGCCATCCGCGACACGCTGCAGCGATCGCACAGCCCCTTGGTGCCGTGGACGGTGATCCGGTCCGACGACAAGCGCCGCGCGCGCATCGCGGCGATCCAGACCATCCTGACGGCGGTGGATTACGCGGGCAAGGACCGGGACGCGATCGGCGCCATCGACCCCGCCATCGCCGGCGGCCCGGAGCTGCTGCGCGACTGA
- a CDS encoding SDR family oxidoreductase, translating into MDLSNCRAVVTGGASGLGAATAAHFRDRGAEVVVLDRDPAGADAAAAMGAGFAQADVTDEDSVATALAGAVGLMGGIDVCVNCAGIATGEKTLGRDGPHRLDSFRRTVEINLIGSFNVLRLAAEIMARNGRDRNGVIVNTASIAALDGQKGQAAYAASKAGIAGMTLPLARDLAGQGIRVCAIAPGIFGTPMLRGLPDEVQDSLAAEVTFPKRLGDPLEYARMAAFIVENDYLNGETIRIDGALRMR; encoded by the coding sequence ATGGATCTGTCGAATTGCCGCGCCGTCGTCACCGGGGGCGCATCGGGCCTGGGGGCGGCGACCGCCGCGCATTTCCGCGACCGCGGCGCCGAGGTCGTGGTCCTGGACCGCGACCCCGCCGGGGCGGATGCGGCCGCGGCCATGGGGGCGGGTTTCGCCCAGGCCGATGTCACCGACGAGGACAGCGTCGCCACCGCCTTGGCCGGAGCCGTCGGGCTGATGGGCGGCATCGACGTCTGCGTGAACTGCGCGGGCATCGCCACGGGCGAAAAGACCTTGGGCCGCGACGGCCCGCACCGCCTGGACAGCTTTCGCCGCACCGTCGAGATCAACCTGATCGGCAGCTTCAACGTCCTGCGCCTGGCGGCCGAGATCATGGCCCGCAACGGCCGCGACCGCAACGGGGTGATCGTGAACACGGCTTCGATTGCGGCCCTTGACGGGCAGAAGGGGCAAGCGGCCTATGCGGCCTCCAAGGCGGGGATCGCGGGCATGACCCTGCCCTTGGCGCGCGACCTGGCGGGACAGGGGATCCGCGTCTGCGCCATCGCGCCGGGCATCTTCGGCACGCCCATGCTGCGCGGCCTGCCCGACGAGGTCCAGGACAGCCTGGCCGCCGAGGTGACCTTTCCCAAGCGCTTGGGCGATCCGCTGGAATATGCGCGCATGGCTGCCTTCATCGTCGAGAACGACTATCTGAACGGCGAGACGATCCGCATCGACGGCGCGCTGCGCATGCGCTGA
- a CDS encoding ABC transporter substrate-binding protein, which yields MRLLTTTILAAAAVPAFAADPELTVLDWAGFEVPAIFQAYVDQHGQSPTFSFFGDDDEAFQKVASGFRADVAHPCSQMVGKYRDAGLIEPWDTARIPNFDKIDERFLDSDVFRDDQGVWFIPTDWGATAIAYNTETVSEEDVATLQVFTNPAFQGRVSLPDSADDVWALAYLATGVSDWDDVTDEQFQAAADWLREAHMNVAAYWSDPSEQAQLMASGLVDVAWSWNDGVVYLQEDNYPVGFQREAEEGSSTFFCGFVNLSNGPGSEDKVYDFINAWLEPSAGKALLDAIGYGHSSTEAMATIADEPAVAEGLAELDVPVLAQTPNDPQQRQRQLAEFERIKAGF from the coding sequence ATGCGTTTGCTGACGACCACCATCCTTGCCGCCGCCGCCGTTCCGGCCTTTGCCGCCGATCCGGAACTGACCGTTCTGGACTGGGCCGGCTTCGAGGTGCCCGCGATCTTTCAGGCCTATGTCGATCAGCACGGCCAGTCGCCGACGTTCTCCTTCTTCGGCGACGATGACGAGGCCTTCCAAAAGGTCGCCTCGGGCTTTCGCGCCGATGTCGCCCATCCCTGCAGCCAGATGGTCGGCAAGTATCGCGATGCCGGCCTGATCGAGCCTTGGGACACCGCGCGCATCCCCAATTTCGACAAGATCGACGAGCGGTTCCTGGACAGCGATGTCTTCCGCGACGACCAAGGCGTCTGGTTCATCCCGACCGATTGGGGCGCGACCGCCATCGCCTACAACACCGAAACCGTGTCCGAGGAGGACGTGGCGACGCTGCAGGTCTTTACCAACCCGGCATTCCAGGGGCGTGTCTCGCTGCCCGACAGCGCGGATGATGTCTGGGCGCTGGCCTATCTGGCGACCGGCGTGTCGGATTGGGACGACGTGACCGACGAACAGTTCCAGGCCGCCGCCGACTGGCTGCGCGAGGCGCATATGAACGTCGCCGCCTATTGGTCGGACCCGTCGGAACAGGCGCAGCTGATGGCCTCGGGCCTGGTGGATGTCGCGTGGTCCTGGAATGACGGCGTCGTCTATCTGCAGGAGGACAACTATCCCGTCGGCTTCCAGCGCGAGGCCGAGGAAGGGTCGTCGACCTTCTTCTGCGGTTTCGTGAACCTGTCGAACGGGCCGGGCAGCGAGGACAAGGTCTATGACTTCATCAACGCCTGGCTGGAGCCCTCGGCCGGCAAGGCGCTGCTGGATGCGATCGGATACGGGCATAGCTCGACCGAGGCGATGGCGACCATCGCGGACGAGCCCGCCGTGGCCGAAGGGCTGGCCGAGCTGGACGTGCCGGTCCTGGCCCAGACCCCGAACGATCCGCAGCAGCGTCAGCGGCAGCTGGCCGAGTTCGAGCGGATCAAGGCCGGGTTCTGA
- a CDS encoding Rieske (2Fe-2S) protein produces the protein MAWTDYSTAPAPGTRICAAARITAVHPLTVTTERGSFPILVLRDGATIRAYVNACPHQYLPLDYRGTNLLSADGTKLLCTAHGASFDKTTGQAITGADCGLDQVPVEQIGDDLVIAA, from the coding sequence ATGGCGTGGACAGATTACAGCACCGCTCCCGCCCCGGGCACCCGCATCTGTGCGGCTGCCCGGATCACCGCCGTCCACCCTCTGACCGTCACGACCGAACGCGGCTCCTTCCCGATCCTCGTCCTGCGCGACGGTGCCACGATCCGCGCCTATGTCAATGCCTGCCCGCACCAATACCTGCCGCTGGACTACCGCGGCACAAACCTTCTCTCGGCGGACGGCACAAAACTCCTCTGCACCGCCCACGGCGCCAGCTTCGACAAGACGACGGGCCAGGCCATCACCGGCGCCGATTGCGGCCTCGACCAGGTGCCGGTCGAACAGATCGGCGACGACCTCGTGATCGCCGCCTGA
- the hppD gene encoding 4-hydroxyphenylpyruvate dioxygenase: MGPFPHDAPKATISAANPAGTDGFEFVEYAHPDPAVLDRIFRQMGFTPVARHKTRDITLYRQGDINYLLNADPDGHAAQFVHDHGPCAPAMAWRVVDAQVALKRALDLGATEYTGPGKSIDAPAVIGIGGSLLYFVDRYRDTGSAYEADYDWLGEADPRPEGFGFYYLDHLTHNVIRGNMDTWYKFYHETFNFREIKYFDIKGKQTGLVSRALTSPDGKIRIPINESTDDHSQIEEYLREYKGEGIQHIAIASNDIYAGTDRIADAGMEFMPGPPDTYYEMSHRRVKDHDEPIDRMKARGILIDGEGVVGGGQTRILLQIFSKTVIGPIFFEFIQRKGDDGFGEGNFRALFESIEEDQIRRGVLTATAD, translated from the coding sequence ATGGGCCCGTTCCCGCATGACGCCCCCAAGGCCACGATCAGCGCCGCGAACCCCGCAGGCACCGACGGCTTCGAATTCGTCGAATACGCCCATCCCGATCCGGCGGTGCTGGACCGCATCTTCCGCCAGATGGGCTTCACCCCCGTCGCGCGCCACAAGACCCGCGACATCACGCTCTATCGCCAAGGCGACATCAACTATCTGCTGAACGCCGATCCCGACGGGCATGCGGCCCAGTTCGTCCACGATCACGGCCCCTGCGCCCCCGCGATGGCGTGGCGGGTGGTCGATGCGCAGGTCGCCCTGAAACGCGCGCTGGATCTGGGCGCGACCGAATATACCGGCCCCGGCAAATCCATCGACGCCCCCGCGGTGATCGGGATCGGTGGCTCGCTGCTCTATTTCGTCGACCGCTATCGCGACACGGGCAGCGCCTACGAGGCCGATTACGACTGGCTGGGCGAGGCCGATCCGCGCCCCGAGGGCTTCGGCTTCTACTACCTCGACCACCTGACGCATAACGTCATCCGTGGCAACATGGATACCTGGTACAAGTTCTACCACGAGACCTTCAACTTCCGCGAGATCAAGTATTTCGACATCAAGGGCAAGCAGACCGGCCTGGTCAGCCGCGCCCTGACCTCGCCCGACGGCAAGATCCGCATCCCGATCAACGAGAGCACCGACGATCACAGCCAGATCGAGGAATATCTGCGCGAATACAAGGGCGAGGGCATCCAGCACATCGCCATTGCCTCGAACGACATCTACGCCGGCACCGACAGGATCGCGGATGCCGGGATGGAGTTCATGCCCGGCCCCCCCGACACCTATTACGAGATGTCGCACCGCCGGGTGAAGGATCATGACGAGCCGATCGACCGCATGAAGGCCCGCGGCATCCTGATCGACGGCGAGGGCGTCGTGGGCGGCGGCCAGACCCGCATCCTGCTGCAGATCTTCTCCAAGACCGTGATCGGCCCGATCTTCTTCGAATTCATCCAGCGCAAGGGCGATGACGGCTTCGGCGAGGGCAATTTCCGCGCCCTCTTCGAATCGATCGAGGAGGACCAGATCCGCCGCGGCGTCCTGACCGCCACGGCCGATTGA
- a CDS encoding Lrp/AsnC family transcriptional regulator yields MDRFDTAILTALQRDGALTNAALAEIVGLSASQISRRRAALEQAGVIEGYAARLSAAKLGHGFRAVIRVNLRGHGQGREEDFARFVAAQPMIRQAFSVSGDADYILDIRARDLEAFADFVHRHLLPHPQVAQVRSEIVLKTLKDEGGVAL; encoded by the coding sequence ATGGACCGGTTCGATACCGCAATCCTGACCGCATTGCAGCGTGATGGCGCGCTGACCAATGCCGCCTTGGCCGAGATCGTGGGCCTGTCGGCCAGCCAGATCTCGCGCAGGCGGGCGGCGCTGGAACAGGCGGGGGTGATCGAGGGCTATGCCGCGCGGCTGTCGGCCGCGAAGCTGGGGCACGGGTTCCGCGCGGTGATCCGCGTGAACCTGCGCGGCCATGGCCAGGGGCGCGAGGAGGATTTTGCGCGCTTCGTGGCCGCGCAGCCGATGATCCGGCAGGCCTTTTCCGTTTCCGGCGATGCGGATTACATCCTGGACATCCGCGCACGCGACCTGGAGGCCTTCGCCGATTTCGTCCACCGCCACCTGCTGCCGCACCCCCAGGTCGCGCAGGTCCGGTCCGAGATCGTGCTGAAGACGCTGAAGGACGAGGGCGGCGTGGCGCTGTGA
- a CDS encoding homocysteine S-methyltransferase family protein has translation MPLPPSPAFAALNKAASERILILDGAMGTQIQALSLGEDDYTGKGSGCACRHHTDHPQQGNNDLLILTQPEAVEEIHYRYAIAGADIVETNTFSATTIAQADYGLQEAVHDLNVEGARVVRRALDRATAEDGRPRFVAGAIGPTNRTASMSPDVNDPGFRAVTFEDLRLAYLQQARGLIEGGSDILLIETIFDTLNAKAAIFACIQAMEEHGARLPMMISGTITDASGRTLSGQTPTAFWHSVRHANPWTIGLNCALGAAAMRPHLAELSQVADTLICAYPNAGLPNAFGQYDEGPHDTAPQVADFAREGLVNVVGGCCGTTPDHIRAIAEAVAPFAPRKVPAYA, from the coding sequence ATGCCCCTGCCCCCATCCCCCGCCTTCGCGGCGCTGAACAAGGCCGCATCCGAGCGTATCCTCATCCTGGACGGCGCGATGGGCACGCAGATCCAGGCGCTGTCCTTGGGCGAGGATGACTATACCGGCAAGGGGTCGGGCTGCGCCTGCCGCCACCATACCGACCACCCCCAGCAGGGCAATAACGACCTGCTGATCCTGACCCAGCCCGAGGCGGTCGAGGAGATCCATTACCGCTATGCCATCGCGGGCGCGGATATCGTCGAGACGAACACCTTCTCGGCCACGACCATCGCCCAGGCCGATTACGGGCTGCAGGAGGCGGTCCACGACCTGAACGTCGAGGGCGCCCGCGTGGTGCGCCGCGCGCTGGACCGTGCCACGGCCGAGGATGGGCGCCCCCGCTTCGTCGCGGGCGCGATCGGGCCGACGAACCGCACGGCCTCGATGTCGCCCGACGTGAACGATCCGGGCTTTCGCGCCGTGACCTTCGAGGATCTGCGCCTGGCCTATCTGCAGCAGGCGCGCGGGCTGATCGAGGGCGGGTCGGACATCCTGCTGATCGAGACGATCTTTGACACGCTGAACGCCAAGGCGGCGATCTTCGCCTGCATCCAGGCGATGGAGGAGCATGGGGCGCGCCTGCCGATGATGATCTCGGGGACGATCACCGATGCCTCGGGGCGCACCCTGTCGGGGCAGACGCCGACCGCCTTCTGGCATTCGGTGCGCCATGCGAACCCTTGGACCATCGGGCTGAACTGCGCGCTTGGCGCCGCCGCGATGCGCCCGCATCTGGCCGAGCTGTCGCAGGTCGCGGATACGCTGATCTGCGCCTATCCGAATGCGGGTCTGCCCAATGCCTTCGGTCAATATGACGAAGGCCCCCATGACACCGCCCCCCAGGTCGCCGATTTCGCGCGCGAGGGGCTGGTGAACGTCGTCGGCGGCTGCTGCGGCACGACCCCCGACCATATCCGCGCCATCGCCGAAGCCGTGGCCCCCTTCGCCCCCAGAAAGGTGCCCGCCTATGCCTGA
- the metH gene encoding methionine synthase: MPDRYLRLSGLEPFVLTPDIPFVNVGERTNVTGSARFRKLIKERDYATALEVARDQVENGAQIIDINMDEGLIDSKAAMVEYLNLLAAEPDIARVPIMIDSSKWEVIEAGLQCVQGKPVVNSISMKEGEDQFRHQARLCLAYGAAVVVMAFDEQGQADTAARKIEICKRAYNILVDEVGFPPEDIIFDPNIFAVATGIEEHNNYGVDFIEATRWIRTNLPHAHVSGGVSNLSFSFRGNEPVREAMHAVFLYHAIKAGMDMSIVNAGQLAVYDQIDPELREACEDVVLNRRPDGTERLLEIAERFRGDGQGAKREKDLSWREWPLEKRLEHALVNGITEYIEADTEEARQQAERPLHVIEGPLMAGMNVVGDLFGAGKMFLPQVVKSARVMKQAVAILLPYMEEEKRLSGGEGRESAGKILMATVKGDVHDIGKNIVGVVLACNNFEVIDLGVMVPPQKILQVARDEKVDIIGLSGLITPSLDEMVHLASEMEREGMSIPLLIGGATTSKIHTAVKIAPRYVKGQAVYVTDASRAVGVASALLSPERKAAYVEEIRADYTAVAERHERSEAAKTRLPLSKARDNALKIDWSGYAPKAPGFTGTRVIEDWDLAEIARYIDWTPFFQTWELKGVYPRILDDEKQGEAARQLFSEAQEMLARIIEGQWFKPRAVIGFWPANAVGDDIRLWADDSRSRPLETLFTLRQQVTKRGDRPNVALSDFVAPEGIPDHVGGFVVTAGPEEAEISARYERANDDYGAIMVKALADRFAEAMAEMLHERVRREHWGYATDEAFTPAELIAEPYAGIRPAPGYPAQPDHTEKLTLFRLLDAEAATGVTLTESMAMWPGSSVSGLYIGHPDSYYFGVAKIEEDQARDYAARKGWTLEEAERWLAPILNYNAGARRTEAA; encoded by the coding sequence ATGCCTGACCGTTACCTGCGCCTGTCGGGGCTGGAGCCCTTCGTCCTGACGCCCGACATCCCCTTCGTGAATGTGGGCGAACGCACCAACGTCACCGGCTCGGCCCGTTTCCGCAAGCTGATCAAGGAGCGCGACTATGCCACCGCCCTGGAGGTCGCCCGCGACCAGGTCGAGAACGGCGCCCAGATCATCGACATCAACATGGATGAGGGCCTGATCGATTCAAAGGCCGCCATGGTCGAATACCTGAACCTGCTGGCGGCCGAGCCCGACATCGCCCGCGTGCCGATCATGATCGACAGCTCCAAATGGGAGGTGATCGAGGCCGGCCTGCAATGCGTGCAGGGCAAGCCGGTCGTCAATTCGATCAGCATGAAGGAGGGCGAGGATCAGTTCCGCCATCAGGCGCGGCTGTGCCTGGCCTATGGCGCGGCGGTCGTGGTCATGGCCTTCGACGAGCAGGGCCAGGCCGACACCGCCGCCCGCAAGATCGAGATCTGCAAGCGCGCCTACAACATCCTGGTGGACGAGGTGGGCTTTCCGCCCGAGGACATCATCTTCGACCCCAACATCTTCGCCGTGGCCACGGGCATCGAGGAGCATAACAATTACGGCGTCGATTTCATCGAGGCCACGCGCTGGATCAGGACCAACCTGCCCCATGCGCATGTGTCGGGCGGCGTATCAAACCTCAGCTTCAGCTTCCGCGGCAACGAGCCTGTGCGCGAGGCGATGCATGCCGTGTTCCTCTATCACGCCATCAAGGCGGGCATGGACATGAGCATCGTCAATGCGGGCCAGTTGGCGGTCTATGACCAGATCGACCCCGAGCTGCGCGAGGCCTGCGAGGATGTCGTCCTGAACCGCCGCCCCGACGGCACCGAACGTCTGCTGGAAATCGCCGAGCGGTTCCGGGGCGACGGCCAGGGGGCCAAGCGCGAAAAGGACCTCAGCTGGCGCGAATGGCCGCTGGAAAAGCGGCTGGAACATGCGCTGGTCAACGGCATCACCGAATATATCGAGGCCGATACCGAGGAGGCGCGCCAGCAGGCCGAACGCCCGCTGCATGTCATCGAAGGGCCGCTGATGGCGGGGATGAACGTGGTGGGCGATCTGTTCGGTGCGGGCAAGATGTTCCTGCCGCAGGTGGTGAAATCCGCCCGCGTGATGAAGCAGGCCGTGGCGATCCTGCTGCCCTATATGGAGGAGGAGAAGCGCCTCTCGGGCGGCGAGGGCCGTGAAAGCGCGGGCAAGATCCTGATGGCGACCGTCAAGGGCGATGTCCATGACATCGGCAAGAACATCGTGGGCGTCGTTCTGGCCTGCAACAATTTCGAGGTGATCGACCTGGGCGTCATGGTCCCGCCGCAGAAGATCCTGCAGGTCGCCCGCGACGAAAAGGTCGACATCATCGGCCTCTCGGGCCTCATCACGCCGTCCCTGGACGAGATGGTGCATCTGGCCTCCGAGATGGAGCGCGAGGGGATGTCGATCCCGCTGCTGATCGGCGGCGCGACCACCTCCAAGATCCACACGGCGGTCAAGATCGCGCCGCGCTACGTCAAGGGTCAGGCCGTCTATGTGACCGATGCCAGCCGCGCGGTGGGGGTCGCCTCGGCGCTGCTGTCGCCCGAGCGCAAGGCCGCCTATGTCGAGGAGATCCGCGCGGATTACACCGCCGTGGCCGAGCGCCACGAACGCTCCGAGGCCGCCAAGACCCGCCTGCCCCTGTCCAAGGCGCGCGACAATGCGCTGAAGATCGACTGGTCGGGTTACGCGCCCAAGGCCCCGGGTTTCACCGGCACCCGCGTGATCGAGGACTGGGATCTGGCCGAGATCGCGCGTTACATCGACTGGACGCCCTTCTTCCAGACATGGGAGCTGAAGGGCGTCTATCCGCGCATCCTGGACGACGAAAAGCAGGGTGAGGCCGCCCGTCAGCTGTTCTCCGAGGCGCAGGAGATGCTGGCCCGCATCATCGAGGGTCAGTGGTTCAAGCCCCGCGCGGTGATCGGCTTCTGGCCCGCCAATGCGGTGGGCGACGACATCCGCCTCTGGGCGGATGACAGCCGCAGCCGGCCGCTGGAGACGCTGTTCACCCTGCGCCAGCAGGTGACCAAGCGCGGCGACCGTCCGAACGTGGCCCTGTCGGATTTCGTGGCGCCCGAGGGCATCCCCGATCATGTCGGCGGCTTCGTCGTGACCGCAGGCCCGGAGGAGGCCGAGATCTCGGCCCGCTATGAACGCGCGAATGACGATTACGGCGCGATCATGGTCAAGGCCCTGGCCGACCGCTTTGCCGAGGCCATGGCCGAGATGCTGCATGAACGCGTCCGGCGCGAGCATTGGGGCTATGCCACGGACGAGGCCTTCACCCCGGCCGAGCTGATCGCCGAACCCTATGCCGGCATCCGTCCCGCGCCCGGCTATCCGGCCCAGCCCGACCATACCGAAAAGCTGACCCTCTTCCGCCTGCTGGATGCCGAGGCCGCGACCGGCGTGACGCTGACCGAAAGCATGGCGATGTGGCCGGGATCATCCGTCTCGGGCCTCTATATCGGGCATCCGGACAGCTATTACTTCGGGGTCGCCAAGATCGAGGAGGATCAGGCCCGCGACTATGCCGCCCGCAAGGGATGGACGCTGGAGGAGGCCGAGCGCTGGCTGGCGCCGATCCTGAACTACAATGCCGGGGCGCGCCGGACCGAGGCCGCCTGA
- the lipA gene encoding lipoyl synthase: MRDLRIPDQRHPEKAHRPDQAQPRKPDWIRVKAPTSQGYKDTRDLLREHRLSTVCEEAGCPNVGECWSQGHATMMIMGEICTRGCTFCNVATGKPQSLDAFEPGRVAHAVQKLGLNHVVITSVDRDDLDDGGADHFAQTIRAIRHRSPSSTIEVLTPDFLKSRPGALEAVVEARPDVFNHNLETVPGLYPTVRPGARYFHSLRLLQRVKELDPTMFTKSGIMVGLGEDRQGVLQVMDDMRAADIDFITIGQYLQPTPKHHRVDRFVTPEEFAGYEKAAYGKGFLMVSATPLTRSSYHAGDDFAQMRAARLARLGQA; this comes from the coding sequence TTGCGCGACCTCAGGATCCCGGATCAGCGCCACCCGGAAAAGGCGCACCGTCCCGATCAGGCCCAGCCCCGAAAACCGGACTGGATCCGCGTCAAGGCCCCGACCTCGCAGGGCTACAAGGACACCCGCGACCTGCTGCGCGAACACCGCCTGTCCACGGTCTGCGAGGAGGCGGGCTGCCCCAATGTCGGCGAATGCTGGAGCCAGGGCCACGCCACCATGATGATCATGGGCGAGATCTGCACCCGCGGCTGCACCTTCTGCAACGTGGCCACCGGCAAGCCCCAGTCCCTGGACGCCTTCGAGCCCGGCCGCGTCGCCCATGCGGTCCAGAAGCTTGGCCTGAATCATGTCGTCATCACCAGCGTGGACCGCGACGACCTGGATGACGGGGGCGCGGACCATTTCGCCCAGACCATCCGCGCGATCCGGCACCGCTCGCCCTCCTCCACGATCGAGGTGCTGACGCCCGATTTCCTGAAATCCAGGCCCGGCGCGCTGGAGGCCGTGGTCGAGGCCCGGCCCGACGTTTTCAACCACAACCTGGAGACGGTGCCCGGCCTTTACCCGACCGTGCGGCCCGGGGCGCGCTATTTCCATTCGCTGCGCCTGTTGCAGCGGGTCAAGGAACTGGACCCGACCATGTTCACCAAATCGGGGATCATGGTGGGCCTGGGCGAGGATCGGCAGGGCGTGCTGCAGGTCATGGACGACATGCGCGCGGCCGATATCGACTTCATCACCATCGGCCAGTATCTTCAGCCGACGCCCAAGCATCACCGCGTCGACCGCTTCGTGACGCCCGAGGAATTCGCGGGCTATGAAAAGGCCGCCTATGGCAAGGGGTTCCTGATGGTCTCGGCGACGCCCCTGACCCGGTCATCCTATCACGCGGGCGACGACTTTGCTCAGATGCGGGCCGCGCGCCTGGCCAGGCTGGGCCAGGCCTGA